A region of the Euwallacea similis isolate ESF13 chromosome 10, ESF131.1, whole genome shotgun sequence genome:
CTAACAACTAATGAGTTATGTGGTGGTGCCCCATCCTGCTGAAACCACATGTTAGCTACAGTAACCAGTGATAAATCTTCAATTATTTGTGCGATATTCTGCTGTAGAAACTCTAAATATCTTTCCCCAGTAAGTGTTCTgtcaaaagttacaaatatcATATATCCATTAAGAATTCCAAGCCATACATTAAAGCCCCATTTGACTTAATGTTTCAATTCCCGGTTCATTCGTGGATTTTCGTCAGTCCAGTATACGTTGTTTTTCCTGTTAAATATTCCACAATTTGTGAAATGTGTTTCGTCAGACCATAAAACTCTTAAGAGGAAATTCAGGATCTGCtctaaattttctcaaaaaccaatTGCAAAAATGAAGTCTCCTCTCAGTGTCACCATCTCTAAGACCTTGGCTAATATGTTCTCGATacggtttaaatttatttttctttaggaCCCGATAAGCAGTTGATCTAGGTATACCAATATTATATTCTATTTGACGCAGTGAGATGCGAGGGTTTTCAATAACACTTCcaacaacataattttcaacatcttcATTAATTCTGCGTGTTTtggttttcttttcaaatgatCCATACTTAAGTAAATTCACTCTAAGCCTATTAAATATAGCGTGCCCAGGTTGACGCCTCTCTGGATACCTCTGGAGATACATATTTTGAGCTCTACCTGCATTTCTTCCACTTAAAATGTAGCAGTCATTAATCTCCAGcttttcttcatttgaaaaccgttccataattttattacttaaaaatttctgCCGAATGAAAGCgtaaaactgataaaaatgaaatagaaaaaatacaaattgacCTCAAATACAACAATAGTGAAGACTTTTTGTTGACATTCGTTGCATGTAACGAAAGTATCCATAGCAATACTAAAGTACTTGTTTCTAAGCCTACTaaggtgaaaaatgtttttatttatttttcttactttgGTAGGTCCAAGGGCACCTTTGTGATAcatgattaaaaaacttttttttattgtctattcGATGGcaccaaaatccaatatggcggccataagaaataacaaagttggatATAATTTCTCGAAATCTAGAAGGcctggaaaaattctgaaaacgcCATTCAATTGACAGTTGTCGATAATAAAGAACTGCcaaatttggtacaatttactcaaacagtgaactcataatttatgattttcgaaaatcgcagttttcagttttttgctcatattttgacaacccctgtacatatttttaaatttagaacattttctgaatgggCACAAAAATGCgcttcttttttctaatttgagtcATCTTGTATCTCTTACCACTTCCATAATCCCCATAGAACTCATtttatttgggacaccctgtatagtacaCTAGTTGCGATATCGGGGAAAGTGCCATCACAATGATCCTCTTACGTCCTTTTGCTTTGTTTGAAAGAACGTTTTTCTCTGTCAGGAAACTAAATGAAGCTATTGACTTGTTAAAATAAGAGGACAGAATCatgttgccattttttaataagtattttggaaaaaaaactaattgttGTCACGGGAATTAATTCGGTCAAACGATAGtcattgtaaaaataaaaaatgatacattttgCTCGGTAATTCCACGAAAATCCaaactcaaaatttgaaaacacaCATTGTATAGTACTGTTTTGACTCATGAATTTATTGTTCAATAAATGCTTGCTCATCCTAGATAATTCAAAGTTTCCAAAAAGAATGTGCCTtctataaatgtttttttaaatctaaattatgCAGCTAGGTATTAATGACACGAAAAATATTTCCGGCTGTTTGCACCgtcaaaacaaaacttttcttaattaataCACATATTACGGGCTTATTTACAAAGCTTTTACGGCTTTTCTGCAATTTTCAAGACCAATACGTGTTCGGATTATGTCAATTCGCCATCACGCAGTATATCAAACAATAGAAAAACCGCGGTAATTCCTTCCTTTTTTTGTTGTCCCCGATTCCCAATGGAGGAGGGGGGAATGATACTTCTTTTCAAACGCGTAAAATAGCACTGCAAACTTTGATCATCGCTTATTCGGTTCCgctttcaatttgaatcagCAATAACAAACCGGTCAGTGTGTGAACCACTCTCAATTTTAATCGTATCAACAACATGATCCTCCTCAAAACGACGACAGTGGTGGTGCTGGTGACCCTTATGGGCTTTACCAATAATGCTCATGGTAAGTTTTAAACCTTCACGTCTTACACAAATATTTAAGTTAGAATATTTAAGCACAAATATGGAAACCACTCTAAACGCGCTAATGAgttacataaatttgaattttatatatcttCTGGGAATTcccatttatatttataattttcgaatGATGGAACCGATGTGATGTTGCTCTCCAGGTGCCGGCGATTACGTGCCAAAATCGTACTACTTCATCGACCAATTTGGTCACAGAACAGAACCCGTTTCGATTAGGAGCAAAAGGGACTTGGTGTGGGCCCTTAGCAGTCCCCTGCACCACCGAATCAAAAGAGGAGGCGGATACGCTGCTGCTGGCAGTCAGGCCTCCGCTGGAAGTGGTTggtcaatttttttgtgaaaaagttcaaagtcCTATAACGGAATGGTCTAAAAATGCACTTCAAACGCGACTTaactttataataaataacgcCCATTTACAGtttctgattaaaatttcaaacatttgcGTGATTCGAATTTTTTAACGTTGCAGGCGTAAACCATGAAGACATTATTGGGCAAGTACAGAGCTTCTTGAATAACATTCCCGGTAATATTTAAATACGGAAATAAGAATTTGTATTaattgtgttaaaaattatttcagggGCTGTACAATCGTTCGCACGGGCGGGTTCCAGTAACAACGCAGGATTTGGAGTCGGGGGTCCGTCTTCTGGTCAAAGTTACGGCGGATTAGGTTCGGGGCAACAAGCCGGATATCAAGGGTAACAAAATAAGACGTATTTAGAACAACGaaaatttctgagaaaaactCATAATTATACACTGCCTGGAATTGAAATCTGCGGTATTTTTAACTCGTacagtaattaattttcagacacgtttaacaataataagttGGTCAAATTAACTCTCCGTTTTGTTACCTTACAGCGTCAAAATAACCTTACATTGTatgcaaatattaaataccTCTCGACACTAGAAAACTTCTTCAATAATATCTCTCTAATTCAAACTTACCTTCTTCCAGTCCCATTTTGTTTTCGAGGTTCGGTGAGGCTCAGGGAACCGGGGTGCACGTCTCCGGCCAAGCTGCAGGACCCAATGCGGCTTTCGCTTCTAGTTCTTCCAGCATCGACGACCAGGGCAAGATCAAATACAGCGTTCAGtctggaaaatattaatttaattaatttttatcccACCAATTCACAAGGAATTTAACTTGGAAAAGGGGGGATACAGTAAGTATTCTTATCAGATGTTTTTCGATGTGATGTTATGATTTAACGTTGTAAGTTAATTACaatggaaaaaaaagttttttgactATCgtcttttatttaaacatttttttaaaggcaaaTTAAGCAAGTTTGATATTTGATTATTATAGTAGGAaaactttaactttaaaataacaGTTTTCTGGATAGAATGGCGAACGAACGCAAATTAGCGTTCATATAGTGATACATGTTTGAACGTACATCTGTAGGTGGCGCCAGTATTTTAATATGAgcaatttatacattttctagACGGAATGGTGAATgaacattttcagcaactcCTAGTCTTAAAACGCTGCATCAATGCATGTTGAGACGACAACTCACAGGTGGCGGCACATTTAGTAGGTTTTCCTTTCAGGAAATTGAAGGAGTTATCAGGGGATTATCATGTATGATTTTCTAATTGGAATAACTTTTGAGAGCATCTCAGTCCTTGGACGTCTACTCCCACTTGACCATGAATGATTCCACTGTTGACTCAGATTGCATTTTGTTTGGGTAAATTGAGTTTTAGGTGTGACAAGCTGACCTCATTAATGCTATGACTCCCATAACAATTATTCGTATAGTCCTACTTCCCACAGCTGCCATTCTTCAGCTCTACGACTCATACCCATTGTCTATTTTTAACCCGAAACCAACGTCGTCAGATGCCCTTGAGTGCCATCCATCTCCTTTTACTGCTAATCTCTAGAACCAAGCCGAGCATTCCTTTGCAAAGTCATGTCGTCCTTTTCTATCTTTGCGTCGTTCCCCGTTCCGGCTGTTCCCAAGCGGCCGGCGCTCAGAGCGTCACCGACGCCCCGACTCCGCCCCCCTACATCACTTCACATTCTGATATCGAATGTAGCCGCAACTGCCGTCAGACCCTCACATGTCTTAACAGTTGGGGAGTACATCCAAAGCGGTCGCCCAGCACGGTTATCAGTGGAATGGGACGTGGAGCGACATGAGTGACTTGGACGGTTGTGGCGATATTTAGAAACCCACTCGCTTTGGCTTTGGAGATATTGAATTACATTGCAGCTTGTCTGTTGCTGATGCCTCGAAACACGACGTACAACTGTTTTGTCCGGTTGAGTTGCTTGTCGAGATTTTACACGACTGGGTTCTTTCAGACAGCACGATAATCCTTCAGAAATATGATTGGGTAATAGAGAATTGAAGGATCATAAAtgcacaaaaaagttacaaaattgaGGCCTGCATAAATAGAATTAAAGACTAGAAAAGAAAATACCTATTAGAGGTCCTATGTTGCAAGACCAAATCTAACATCTAGCGAAGATTAATATATTACAGAAGGTTGTAATAAAGCGGCCTTTCAGGGTTGTACCTCATCCTGAAACATTAAAGTACAAAATAGGGCCCACTAACATAAAAGTATCAGCTCAAGGGCGGAAGAATCATAATCGCAAAATGGTCCAAAGATGACTAGAAATAGACTGTTGTCTCCTTTACATCTGATAAGGACATTAATTTCATCAAAGCAGATCAGTTTTCCTatacaaatataaatgttGATGGGGACATGTCTACAAACTCCCCAATAcaacatcaaaataatcaataTCTGTGGACACATACAGCATAATTAGTTACACATATTTATGAGGTTATACAGTTCCACCACTGaacatatatttatcatagaaaagtTACTTGGCTAAATACCGGGATACGTCCTTGATAACTCGAGTGCCCGTAGCAGCGCCCAAAGCAGCGAATGAATTGCAATGCATTTACTTTCTCGAGCTTATTTACTTCAGCGTGTTATCGAATGATAAGAACGAGCTAAAATAAGCGACAGAATTGTGGACACACCTGGCTTTTTCTGATTCTATCGACGTTGCCTTGATCAAACTAGATCAAAGTGCCACGACTGAGTGAACtttctatgataaatatatgttCGTTGGTACCACTTCGAATATCATCCATGGATTTACTCTATCAAGATCTATCGAAAATATATGAGGAATCTAGACCACCCTGAATAAGATTTATCTCTTGATTTCTAGTAATCTGTATCAGCTTGaccagaattaaaaaaaaaactaaccgAAGCCGATGATTGTGTCTACAGGGCATATTTGCCTGGTGGGCACGTCCTTATATTTTCTGGACGAACTCTAATATATCTAAAAGCCACACcataatattgttattaaaccGACAAAACTTTACATTGGCCCAGGcgctttttttaaacaataattttttttaaacttcgaCACCCTCTATTCCGAAAATGAAATGATTTCTGACTTATGTTTATGAGGACTTATGAAATAACCCTGACCCACTTGAACAGTAATTTTACTGAATTTTGACGTGAGCTTGATGGATCTCGAATATTCGAGAATTATGATTTAACCCAGACTAACCTGAACAGGAATATACCACTTCATTCAGTTTAGACCACATCCAAGCCCGTTTAATCGAAGTAAGGATGTAATTAAAGCtggattaattttaataacaatatacATAAGCATAAATCCAATCAGCATACGCCTGGAAAGCGTATTATCCAAATTAGTTAAAACAAGactaaatgaaagaaaaaaaaatggtttgtgAGAAACGCTTGGCAACAAGGCCCTGGAAGGACTCATTCCAGAGAATCGACCAATCATCTGAATTAGttttagtaattaataaatgaaacCTGCAATGTGGTATGTTATAATACTACGATGCAATAATAGTTTATGTATTGGATTATCTCCATTCTGCAATAGCAATCCGAAGAATTCCATTGTGCGACAAGTTAAAGCCAAATAAAATGCCAAGAGAGTTTCTCGTACAAATGCGTAATGGGCGGTTGAAGGCAGGTTTCAGTCAGGGCCCAAACGACCCTTTACCCTTGTTACGTCCGCTTCAACCCCCGTTGAGGGGTGGTGTGGCTTTCAGTTTGAAGCCCCAGCAGAAAATCGATACTAGTGCCCTACAAGTCTTGGCGTGATTCCACAAAGTTTCCGTCCCTTTCCCGCATACAAACTTTTCAGGCTGCAGCAACTGAGCTCTGTTGCCATCTCGAGCGTTTCTTGCGTCACGCAGCCTTACTTCGGATTTCTACACGAAAACCAGCTAAACGAGGTTTCCATTTACAGACAATGCAAAGTTCAACGACGCTGTGATGTAGCCAGGCGAGCTTCCAACCAACCAAAACCACACTCCGCAATCTAACAGCAGTTGATCCGTTTAACATCGAGGTCAAAGCAAGACATTTAAGCCTTCCATCAGCCGATTTTATTCGTTGCCAGTGCCAGACTGATTAATATTACTTAGCTTACGCGGCAGAGCTGCACTCGAAACCCCCCGTGCTACAGCACTGGTTGGAGCATCAATCGGGTGCGCCAATGCGAGGGAAGGGTCGCAAAGGCCTTTGGCTAAAAACGAACCGACGGATAAAGCTTCCAAGATGAAGCTTTCTCCTTCCTTTCCGACGATGAGAAGATCGCAGATAAAAAGGGACGAGAGAAGGGCCCCCATTCGAACTCACATTGTCGTAGGGGAGCAGGCGGACGTCTTTCAGACACGATGCAGATGTTTATGTTGGAATTCTTTGCCATGCAATAGAGCCAATTACATTTCTCCGCTTTCGAAATAGAAGAGTATGTGAGCTATCTGATGAGTTTCCTGTTCGatccttcaaattttgttcaaattcgAAATGGTCTGTTTGGCCCCAAATTTATTTCCAGCCATGTCTTTGTTGATAGGCACTAAAGAACTCCAACCTTgctaagaaaaaaactttcccCGAAGGCCAAGGGCCCCTGCAGCCATAAAAATTACCTGATCGAGCTCAGGTATCCACTAAGCTCTTGCTGCTTAAAACCGactttaacaaaatttttaaacaatgttATCAATTCATTAATGAAGTTCAAGGAAATCCCAATTAAACACGAATTTTTGCAGATATGAACTAACCTTATTGATTAACCTAACAATTAGAAACTTTAAAGACCGACTTGAATaggaatttttgagaaatttaatctAAAGCGACTTAATCAGAAACTTTTGCAAAGAACCTCATCCATGGAATATTTAGAATTCTTCGAAATGCGTCATTCTACGTCATTCCAATGCGAAATTGATTCAACAATTTTGAACAAACTTACACTAGCTTCAACAGGAAACTTCCAGAATTTTGAAGTAACTTGGACCAACCTATATATGAACTATACTCAGCTTTGAAGAACCTCGACCAATCTAAACAGGAGTTTCCCACAATcttgaattaacctgaactgacATTGTCAGGAATATTCGAGAACATTATTGAAGTAAATTAGAGGAAGCTTGAGGCAATGTGATTACTATCTTTCGCGAAGTAACATGAGCTAATCTGATCTAGAACATTCGAGAATTGCGCAGTAACTCACACTTGAGATAACCTGTACAGGTCTCATCAAGAAGTTTCTAGAATTTTAGCAAGCACGAACAAAAGTTCTGTTTACACACGAGAAAATATACGTGTTGCTCCTGTAGCGTGTAATGCCCTCTTTATATTTACTGCAGCCCTGATGAAGAACGAAAACTCTCACAATGGAAACGTCGGCAATTTTCCAACGTAAGAGCAAGTTATTTTGTTCCACACCTGCACATCACCACCCAAATCTATCAAAAAAAGAGAATAGCCGCCCACAATGATCAAGCATGTTGAACAAATCTAAGCCAACCTCAACAGGAATCCTCCTTATTTTGAGGTAATCTGGACCTAGGTGATCAAGAATTTTCTAGTATACTAAAGTAACCctgaaaaatttgcattagGGCATATTTGTCAGTCAATCAAATGAATTTCAGTAAATCGGTCAAATGAGTTTCAGTTTTCAGTTCATCAACACCTTTGTTGGTAGACGTGCACTATGTATAAAATCTTCTACCTGACC
Encoded here:
- the LOC136411807 gene encoding filaggrin-2-like, yielding MILLKTTTVVVLVTLMGFTNNAHGAGDYVPKSYYFIDQFGHRTEPVSIRSKRDLVWALSSPLHHRIKRGGGYAAAGSQASAGSGVNHEDIIGQVQSFLNNIPGAVQSFARAGSSNNAGFGVGGPSSGQSYGGLGSGQQAGYQGPILFSRFGEAQGTGVHVSGQAAGPNAAFASSSSSIDDQGKIKYSVQSGKY